DNA from Fusobacteriaceae bacterium:
TGAAAATCCTCCTGGGCCCGCTCCAGCATGTCGTCGATCTCGAGTTCTTTCAGTTTCAGCTCCGTCCGGAGGTCGCTGAGTTCGAGCTGCATGGTCATCCTGTCCATGGTCTTCACCGACGAGAGGTCCTTGCCCTGCATGTCCTCGATATTTTTCCGGATCATGCGCAACTCGGCCTCGTGCTCCAGTTTGATCTGCTCGAGGTTGTTTTCGATTTTCTTTTCTTTCTCGCTTTCGTATTCGGCGATTTTTTCGCACAGGGACTCAAATTTATCCGTCAGGGTATTCGTCATCTTGTACTCCCGTAAGAGGGTGTTGCCGGCAGAATTCGCAACCATACGCATCTTCTCCTGTTTCAGATTATATTGTCCGGAAAGGGATTGTTCTGCTTTCATTATATCATATATGCCCCGCCCTTGTATACCCGAAAAAAAACTTTTTTGACAGGAATCAAAAAGCCCGTATTTCCGGTCACAAAAAACGGGCTTCTTTTTGACAAATACAAATTCGGTTCCGGACCGCTAGGGATGACTGATCCGTTGAAATTCCTGGAAATCGCTGTTGAAAACGTTTTCCCAGTCTTTGTTGTAGCGGATGACGAGATCGGGGTTCGCCTGTTTCAGCGCGTCCAAAACCCCGAGGGCCTGCTCTTTGGTGTCGGCGTTGAGCTCTACCCGCTCTTCCGCCGTCCGCAGGATGATCCGGTAGATTTCCGAGTAGCCCTTGCCGCAGCAGAGCCGGAAATTGACGCCCTCAACCTGCAAGTAGGCCCAGCGGATGTCCGACGCCCGATAGCGTTCCTTCCGGAATAAAGAGGAGTAGCTCAGTTCACCGTTTTCCACGATTATTTTTGCCATTTCATCACCTCGCTTTTTTTTTGTGGGAATGGCCTTACTTATAGTTTTTGATCCTCGCGACGGCCTCTTTGAGCCGCTCGACGCCTACGGTCAGCGACAGGCGGAAATATCCCTCGGATCCGAAGGCCTTTCCGGGCACCACCGCCACCTGGACCTGTTTCAGCAGATCGATCGCGAAATCCAGCGAATCTTTTCCGGACAGGTTTTCGTAATTGACGAAGAGGTAGAAGGCCCCCTCGCAGGGCACGACCTTGTAGCCCAGTTCCGTCAGGGCGGCCGTCATGTAGTCCACGCGCTTTTTGTACTCGGCCGCGAGCCAGGCGAGGTCGTCAAACTTCGTCAGGGCGATTTTCGCGGCTTCGAGGGAAATGGCGGCGGGGCTCCCCACCGTGAAGCCGGAGTTGTTGAGAAAATAGGGATAGAGTTCCTTGGGGCCGATCGTGTAGCCCATCCGCCAGCCGGTCATGGAGTGGGACTTGGAAAAGCCGTTGGTGATGATGAGCTTGTCCGCCACCTGCGGAAAGGCTCCGAAGGAAACGTAGTCCGTGTAGACGATCCGGTTGTAGATTTCGTCGGCCAGGATGAAGACGTCCTTGTCGGCGAGGTAATCGCAGATCGCTGAAATCTCTTCTCTGGACATCACGACGCCCGTGGGGTTGCAGGGATTGCAGAAGATGACGGCCTTGGTCTTTTCGGTCATGGCCGCGGCGAGCAGCTCCGGCGTGATCTTGAATCCTGTCTTGGAGATATCCACGATCACGGGTTTCGCGAAGGACATTTCCACCAGCGGCACATGGGCCGGGTAATAGGGCGCGAAGATGATAACTTCATCGCCCGGGTCAAGGATCGTCCGGACGGCGCAGGCAAGCGCTTCCGAGGACCCCGTATTCATGATGACGTTATCCCCCGTGTAGGCGGTCCCGAAATGCTTGTTGTAG
Protein-coding regions in this window:
- a CDS encoding aminotransferase class I/II-fold pyridoxal phosphate-dependent enzyme, whose translation is MKISSAIQNLQRSLIRKIFEESLNYKDVINLTIGDPDIATPRELVMEAVKLVERGHFGYPPSGGGMEIRKLVAETYNKHFGTAYTGDNVIMNTGSSEALACAVRTILDPGDEVIIFAPYYPAHVPLVEMSFAKPVIVDISKTGFKITPELLAAAMTEKTKAVIFCNPCNPTGVVMSREEISAICDYLADKDVFILADEIYNRIVYTDYVSFGAFPQVADKLIITNGFSKSHSMTGWRMGYTIGPKELYPYFLNNSGFTVGSPAAISLEAAKIALTKFDDLAWLAAEYKKRVDYMTAALTELGYKVVPCEGAFYLFVNYENLSGKDSLDFAIDLLKQVQVAVVPGKAFGSEGYFRLSLTVGVERLKEAVARIKNYK